One region of Anas acuta chromosome Z, bAnaAcu1.1, whole genome shotgun sequence genomic DNA includes:
- the LOC137848161 gene encoding E3 ubiquitin-protein ligase Topors-like, which yields MDCDCVALAAHMRAQSPTAPASARTPAERLREVWSEERGWPWCWCRALGVAAAALSALPRAIRASSTALRRSGRRETQEERSQQQSVTAAGAAAVRRSSPSSPAPRSPLQQLESMATALESRCPICLDTWDNVGYVMPCLHQFCFRCIQQWVESKPECPLCKRRVSSIVHSVRADNKFKEVVIPAPAEASLMAQPAGRARGRAATTNPRHRPAAPPSAAGPALVGGLQPEVWASLLRDHPTLIRPVLPWLRQELRRIHGADHAEAQMVEDLLTSAVGLLGLDEDRLVQLLQLSMPEHAATFVHRLIGITVQRCSWVAHRLLGLEGSRAAMGQAGSPAAGPRPSASREGPPGAGAEPSNSAAGASTDELAGSSSAALQGGPGLPPSSLAQEAPREETPEAVPGASTADQGRDHPQRGPRRAPKRRAPTSQASSPAAKKRPPRRQH from the exons ATGGATTGTGACTGCGTGGCCCTGGCTGCTCATATGCGGGCGCAGAGTCCCACCGCGCCGGCTAGTGCCCGCACTCCGGCTGAGCGGTTGCGTGAGGTCTGGAGTGAGGAGCGAGGTTGGCCTTGGTGCTGGTGTCGTGCCCTGGGagttgctgcagcagctctcagtgCCCTTCCCAGAGCCATCAGAGCTTCTTCCACGGCCCTGCGTCGTTCGGGCCGTCGGGAGACCCAGGAGGAGCGCTCGCAGCAGCAGAG CGTGAcagctgctggtgcagcagcagtgaggaggAGCAGCCCCTCATCCCCTGCTCCACGCAgcccactgcagcagctggagagcatGGCCACGGCACTGGAGAGCCGCTGCCCCATTTGCCTTGACACCTGGGACAACGTGGGCTACGTGATGCCATGTCTCCACCAGTTCTGCTTCCGATGCATCCAGCAGTGGGTGGAGAGCAAGCCCGAGTGCCCCCTCTGCAAGAGGAGGGTCAGCTCCATCGTGCACTCGGTGCGGGCAGACAACAAATTTAAGGAGGTCGTCATCCCAGCGCCGGCAGAAGCATCCCTCATGGCCCAGCCGGCTGGGAGAGCTCGTGGCCGCGCAGCCACCACCAACCCCCGTCACCGTCCTGCAGCACCACCATCAGCTGCAGGGCCGGCTCTTGTGGGAGGCCTCCAGCCTGAAGTTTGGGCCTCCCTTTTGCGGGACCACCCAACTCTCATCCGTCCCGTGCTGCCCTGGCTGCGCCAGGAGCTGAGGCGCATCCATGGGGCTGACCACGCGGAGGCGCAAATGGTGGAAGACCTCCTCACCTCCGCCGTGGGCCTCCTGGGGCTGGATGAAGATCGCctggtgcagctgctgcagctttccaTGCCGGAGCACGCAGCCACCTTTGTGCACCGGCTCATCGGCATCACCGTGCAGCGGTGCAGCTGGGTGGCCCACCGCCTGCTGGGCCTGGAGGGCTCCCGTGCTGCCATGGGACAGGCAGGCAGCCCCGCAGCTGGCCCCAGGCCTTCTGCCTCCCGAGAGGGGCCTCCTGGTGCTGGTGCAGAGCCCTCCAACAGCgctgctggagccagcacaGACGAACTTGCGGGCAGCTCCAGTGCTGCCCTTCAAGGGGGTCCCGGCCTCCCCCCCTCTAGCCTGGCACAAGAAGCGCCCCGGGAGGAGACACCGGAGGCTGTGCCTGGAGCCTCCACAGCAGACCAGGGCAGGGACCATCCCCAAAGGGGGCCCCGGCGAGCCCCGAAGAGGAGGGCCCCCACCTCCCAGGCCTCTTCTCCAGCAGCCAAGAAGAGGCCACCCCGCCGGCAACACTAG